The following proteins are encoded in a genomic region of Vibrio taketomensis:
- the helD gene encoding DNA helicase IV gives MQLSANKTAKFFIQNEYHTIALDEHYLVLSSDQSEERIPFNIWNGRIDLKRGILNGAMQIFAHPEQGKQQSWLVQGLPWKSCRQFARHALNQYQHWHHTQCMQLVEFLPKWEERVSAFERAQHFVPHSELTSWLESAQQDFSQMSMTLLEAQQRLPNRMKPISPWIENSEQSLAKRNTDWIINEIDNWEMLFSQIESSPLNLSQKQAVLLNDNNNLVLAGAGSGKTSVLTARVAYLLQSHMAQAEEILLLAFGRDAANEMKQRLVSKVGPATEQVRVNTFHQLGLYILRQVEGNQVDISPLALDDKQRQAWCTDWLKRHWMTPTSFKRWQKHLAQWPIAYIKGDDELGSHAENPKLIAWLESQMMQLAAMGCSKKQIQEQIVSHAEYSRLNSELALVWPCFQAWQTMLKEQNQIDFNTMISRANEYVRKGKFTAPWKYIMIDEYQDISPQRLELIEALCQHNRHQDSVLFAVGDDWQSIYQFAGSDVDLTTGFSQRFPNSTLHYLDTTYRFNNQLGMVANQFIQQNPNQLNKQLNSHKEHKSKAVVLIPMANVEKILDQIDRKSKQRATVMLLARNHYHKPELLADWQRQFSMLDIEFMTCHASKGREADYVIILNVDEGQFPARVKTQHLDSVLTQSKDTFPYAEERRLFYVALTRAKKKVWVAYNGSGSSFVKELKEGDYAVQSTN, from the coding sequence ATGCAGCTATCAGCAAACAAGACTGCAAAGTTCTTTATTCAAAATGAATACCACACTATTGCGCTAGACGAACATTATTTAGTGCTGAGTTCTGATCAGAGTGAAGAGAGAATTCCTTTCAATATTTGGAATGGGCGTATTGACTTAAAACGCGGCATTCTAAATGGCGCTATGCAGATTTTTGCCCATCCAGAACAAGGCAAACAACAGTCTTGGCTGGTACAGGGACTGCCTTGGAAGAGTTGCCGTCAATTCGCTCGTCATGCATTAAACCAATATCAACATTGGCATCATACGCAGTGCATGCAATTGGTGGAGTTTTTGCCTAAGTGGGAAGAACGAGTCTCTGCTTTTGAGCGCGCCCAGCATTTTGTCCCACACTCCGAATTGACCAGTTGGCTTGAAAGCGCGCAACAAGATTTTAGTCAAATGTCGATGACGCTTCTGGAAGCTCAGCAACGACTACCAAACCGCATGAAGCCGATTTCGCCTTGGATTGAAAATAGCGAACAGTCTCTGGCTAAACGCAATACTGATTGGATCATCAACGAGATCGATAACTGGGAAATGCTATTCTCACAAATCGAATCTTCGCCATTAAATCTGAGTCAAAAACAAGCGGTGCTACTCAATGACAATAATAACTTGGTATTGGCTGGAGCGGGTTCAGGTAAAACCAGTGTTTTGACTGCTCGAGTAGCCTATCTACTACAGAGCCATATGGCGCAGGCGGAAGAGATACTACTGTTGGCCTTTGGTCGAGATGCTGCCAATGAAATGAAGCAGCGCCTTGTAAGCAAAGTAGGCCCAGCGACCGAGCAAGTTCGGGTGAATACGTTCCATCAATTAGGTTTGTACATTTTGCGCCAAGTTGAAGGGAACCAAGTGGACATTTCCCCGTTAGCATTGGATGACAAACAACGACAAGCTTGGTGCACCGATTGGTTAAAGCGTCATTGGATGACTCCGACCAGTTTTAAGCGTTGGCAAAAGCATTTGGCGCAATGGCCAATTGCGTATATTAAAGGTGATGATGAGCTGGGTAGCCATGCTGAAAACCCTAAACTGATCGCTTGGCTAGAAAGTCAAATGATGCAATTGGCAGCGATGGGTTGCAGTAAAAAGCAGATTCAAGAGCAAATTGTGTCTCACGCGGAATACAGCCGCCTTAACAGCGAATTAGCGTTAGTATGGCCATGTTTCCAGGCGTGGCAAACCATGCTTAAAGAACAAAACCAGATCGACTTTAACACGATGATAAGCCGTGCGAATGAGTATGTGAGAAAGGGTAAGTTTACCGCCCCTTGGAAATACATCATGATCGATGAATATCAGGATATTTCGCCGCAGCGCTTAGAACTGATTGAAGCTTTATGCCAACACAATCGACATCAAGATAGCGTGTTGTTCGCAGTAGGTGATGACTGGCAATCTATCTATCAGTTTGCAGGTTCGGATGTAGACCTTACGACAGGTTTTAGCCAACGTTTTCCAAACTCAACCTTGCATTACCTCGATACAACCTATCGCTTTAACAACCAGCTTGGTATGGTGGCGAATCAGTTCATTCAGCAAAACCCAAATCAGTTGAACAAGCAACTAAACAGCCACAAAGAGCACAAGTCTAAAGCAGTTGTATTAATTCCGATGGCGAACGTGGAAAAGATCCTAGATCAGATTGATCGCAAGTCAAAACAGCGTGCAACAGTGATGTTGTTGGCTCGTAATCATTACCATAAACCGGAATTACTGGCTGATTGGCAACGACAATTTTCTATGCTTGATATCGAGTTTATGACTTGCCATGCGAGTAAAGGTAGGGAAGCGGATTATGTCATTATATTGAATGTTGATGAAGGTCAGTTCCCGGCTCGCGTTAAAACTCAGCATTTGGATAGTGTGCTAACTCAGTCGAAAGATACGTTTCCTTATGCTGAAGAGCGCCGATTGTTTTATGTGGCGCTGACTAGAGCGAAGAAGAAAGTGTGGGTGGCGTATAATGGCAGTGGCTCAAGTTTTGTCAAAGAACTAAAAGAAGGTGATTACGCGGTTCAGTCCACAAACTAG
- the torS gene encoding TMAO reductase system sensor histidine kinase/response regulator TorS, translated as MLLAKASIGRKLLFAFLAMALLVLMSSFIGVFGFSSVAKTERNVVNSAIPSMIEARQVAELSSRIISSVQTLTSAKTEHQRQQAGKVLFDQLSALLTHIKALGSDSFESELLTTLESDVQNIIDTLGQLGIAVEKKLFIEKDINDRSEEMRKLAQELEQLTRTQVSNTSTIAVANVTHIYDLLATKQTDKAYQALDALVEVDLDLSERLHELHLLAFQMLNQIEEVRTINNSVRLTQIRKQFEHNLTIMKRRVRAVEDPTRSVQMLDLLDQLEKRVVIFDVVEQNHRNERESQKMMQDTLNQFSALNNTINKLVDESNRATTRAVDQLKTTLNYAQLTLTIITVLGLLIVVLIVWKVVYISVLKRLAEYSSALLSIAQGQLKVDITVKGNDELAHMGQAIITARNTAQALKVVAESEIEAKRQLQEHKERLEELIAERTVQLQDANTRLNDEVLNHAKARQQAEQASRAKSAFLATMSHEIRTPMNGVLGTAQLLKDAGLNAQQTYYVDIINRSGKTLLAILNDVLDYSKIEAGHLEVREVDFNLHYMVDDVNQLMQGRAKEKDIELSCLIESDIKPFWYGDVIRISQVLTNLVGNAIKFTDSGHVDIYVSLEEEHFVTFEVSDTGIGISDKEMETLFDAFTQAEGGLSSKGGTGLGLAISKRLVEAMGGALGVESEVGHGSRFWFTVPLKEGKAVAKKEFAVSNQVQAKVLLVEDNPVNCIVAEGFLHSLGHQVVIAEDGQQAKQIFASQQFDIALLDINLPDCDGRELLTELRTIQAEQNSEQKTPFIAVSAHVFNEEVESYLSAGFDGYLAKPLDREALCVLIQNRLEGKNLLLEQVSKPIVINHQQKILDKQLFSNDLQVLGIDKMRQISDLFIAGSKEIMQLLETASTNNDNTAIRQLAHKLKGSAGSMGLIALFEVCQAIEASENPLSTYHQLHDELCDKVELSATAVMAELAK; from the coding sequence ATGTTACTTGCTAAAGCCAGTATTGGACGCAAGCTTCTATTCGCATTTCTTGCGATGGCATTGCTAGTGTTAATGTCTTCATTTATCGGTGTGTTCGGATTTTCATCAGTCGCAAAAACCGAGCGCAACGTTGTTAATTCGGCAATCCCATCCATGATCGAAGCGCGCCAAGTCGCTGAACTTAGCTCTCGTATCATTTCGTCAGTGCAGACTTTAACGAGCGCAAAAACCGAGCATCAAAGACAACAAGCAGGCAAAGTCCTGTTTGATCAACTGAGCGCGCTATTAACGCATATTAAAGCATTGGGTTCGGACTCTTTTGAATCGGAACTACTCACCACGCTTGAATCAGACGTGCAAAATATTATTGATACCCTTGGGCAACTGGGTATTGCCGTTGAGAAAAAACTCTTTATCGAAAAAGACATCAACGATCGCAGTGAAGAAATGCGCAAACTGGCGCAAGAGTTAGAGCAATTGACTCGTACTCAAGTGTCGAACACCAGTACCATTGCGGTTGCGAACGTCACTCATATTTATGACCTATTGGCAACCAAGCAAACCGACAAAGCGTATCAAGCACTGGATGCTTTGGTTGAAGTCGATTTGGATTTATCGGAGCGTTTACACGAGTTGCACCTTTTGGCGTTTCAAATGCTCAATCAAATCGAGGAAGTTCGCACCATCAACAACTCGGTGCGTTTGACTCAGATTCGCAAACAATTTGAACACAACTTAACCATTATGAAGCGCCGTGTACGTGCGGTAGAGGATCCAACACGATCTGTGCAAATGTTGGATCTGTTAGATCAGCTCGAAAAGCGCGTGGTGATTTTTGATGTTGTTGAACAAAACCATCGTAATGAGCGCGAATCACAAAAGATGATGCAAGATACGCTCAATCAATTTAGCGCACTGAATAACACCATCAACAAGCTGGTGGATGAATCCAACCGAGCGACGACGCGCGCTGTCGATCAGCTTAAAACCACACTCAATTATGCTCAATTGACGCTGACCATTATCACCGTATTGGGTCTACTTATTGTGGTGCTGATTGTTTGGAAGGTGGTGTACATTTCGGTGTTAAAACGCTTAGCTGAGTATTCGTCAGCACTACTTTCAATCGCTCAAGGTCAGTTGAAGGTGGATATAACAGTAAAAGGCAATGATGAGTTGGCTCACATGGGGCAGGCGATCATCACCGCTAGAAATACGGCACAAGCATTAAAAGTCGTTGCTGAAAGTGAAATTGAAGCAAAACGTCAGTTGCAAGAACACAAAGAACGCCTTGAGGAATTGATCGCAGAACGTACGGTTCAGTTGCAAGATGCCAACACACGTTTGAATGATGAAGTACTCAACCACGCAAAAGCACGTCAACAAGCGGAGCAGGCGAGCCGCGCGAAATCTGCATTTCTTGCCACGATGAGCCATGAAATTCGTACACCGATGAATGGGGTTCTCGGTACGGCACAGCTATTGAAAGATGCGGGTCTTAATGCACAACAAACTTACTATGTCGATATTATTAACCGCAGTGGTAAAACCTTATTGGCGATTTTGAATGACGTGCTGGATTACTCAAAAATCGAAGCGGGTCACTTAGAGGTGCGCGAGGTCGATTTTAATCTTCACTACATGGTTGATGACGTAAACCAATTAATGCAAGGACGCGCCAAGGAGAAGGATATTGAGCTTAGTTGCTTGATTGAAAGTGACATTAAACCGTTTTGGTATGGTGACGTTATTCGAATTAGCCAGGTGCTGACCAACCTTGTTGGTAACGCGATAAAATTCACTGATAGTGGCCATGTTGACATTTACGTCTCTCTTGAAGAAGAACACTTTGTTACTTTCGAAGTCTCGGATACTGGTATTGGCATCTCAGATAAAGAGATGGAAACGCTCTTCGATGCGTTCACGCAAGCAGAAGGTGGCTTGAGCAGCAAAGGTGGTACAGGTTTAGGACTGGCCATCAGTAAACGCTTGGTTGAGGCGATGGGCGGAGCTCTAGGCGTTGAATCAGAAGTTGGTCATGGCAGTCGTTTTTGGTTTACCGTTCCGTTAAAAGAAGGCAAAGCCGTGGCTAAGAAGGAATTTGCCGTATCGAATCAAGTTCAAGCAAAAGTGCTGTTAGTCGAAGACAATCCTGTTAACTGCATCGTAGCGGAAGGATTTTTACATAGTCTTGGCCACCAAGTGGTGATTGCCGAAGACGGGCAGCAAGCGAAGCAAATTTTTGCCAGCCAGCAGTTCGATATCGCCTTGTTAGACATCAACTTGCCAGATTGTGATGGGCGAGAACTGTTGACGGAGTTAAGGACAATTCAAGCGGAACAAAACTCTGAGCAAAAGACCCCATTTATTGCGGTGTCAGCTCATGTATTTAATGAAGAAGTTGAGAGTTATTTGTCTGCCGGTTTTGATGGCTATCTTGCTAAGCCATTAGATAGGGAAGCCTTGTGCGTACTGATTCAAAATCGTTTAGAGGGCAAAAACCTGTTGCTTGAACAAGTGAGTAAACCGATCGTGATAAATCACCAGCAAAAGATCTTAGATAAGCAGCTATTTAGCAATGACTTGCAAGTACTGGGTATCGATAAGATGCGACAAATATCTGACCTATTTATTGCAGGCAGTAAAGAGATCATGCAGTTGTTAGAGACTGCGAGCACGAATAACGACAATACCGCCATCAGGCAGTTGGCCCACAAACTAAAAGGTTCGGCGGGTAGTATGGGGCTAATTGCGTTGTTCGAAGTCTGTCAAGCGATTGAAGCGTCAGAAAATCCATTGAGTACCTATCATCAATTACATGATGAACTGTGTGACAAAGTAGAACTGTCAGCAACCGCAGTCATGGCTGAGTTAGCCAAATAA
- the yccS gene encoding YccS family putative transporter, translating into MHFFSQLRIYWANKTFNYSLLILITLLGVVVPTWYYQLNSLIIPLILGVIAAALAESDDSFTGRIKSVTLTLICFAVASFSIEVLFKHPPLFAIGLFISTFGFIMLGAVGPRYASIAFGSLLIAIYTMLGAHQSVNVWFQPLMLITGAVWYFFMSMIWHLVWPMQPVQQSLSNVFLSLANYLDAKSELFHPVSDLNPQPYRIREANLNAATVNELNLCKTTLLNRSKRGHVDGASDRFLNIYFIAQDIHERVSSSHYRYQELAQNFGRSDVLFRFKHLLEVQSKACREIASALRLGNTYQYNDSILALDELQQAINYLQQQSKPEWRMSLVQLNYLFNNLATVDKQLSNISNPDVSRLEEGVLHDTDAHSPKVMWQRIHANLNQDSMLFRHAVRMSIALTLGYCIIQLFDIERGYWILLTTLFVCQPNYSATKQKLVARVVGTLAGLLIGAPLLAIFPTQESQLVFIVLSGVAFFAFRIANYSYATGFITLLVLFCFNQLGEGFAVVLPRLADTMIGCALAVATVTYIFPDWQSKRLHKVMAEAIKANKDYLAQIIGQYRIGKNDSLAYRIARRNAHNQDANLSSAISSMLVEPGKYQSATDESFRLLTLNHALLSYISAMGAHRELIENDNIHQLVLQAHRVIHRHLDMLYTQLHDCCIDCNAAEIDDPAIEARLAEWRDEDDSSARLVLQQLYLIYRMLPELHSLANKCAVRVSTPHNSLKHNPSATDNEK; encoded by the coding sequence GTGCATTTTTTTAGTCAACTACGTATCTATTGGGCAAATAAGACTTTTAATTACAGCCTCCTTATATTAATCACCCTACTTGGGGTGGTTGTCCCAACTTGGTACTACCAACTAAATTCTCTCATTATTCCGCTTATCTTAGGGGTAATTGCTGCTGCGCTTGCAGAAAGCGATGACAGTTTCACCGGGCGAATTAAATCCGTCACGCTCACGTTGATCTGTTTCGCAGTTGCATCTTTCTCTATCGAGGTCCTATTTAAACATCCGCCACTGTTTGCTATCGGGTTATTTATTTCAACCTTTGGCTTTATCATGCTTGGCGCTGTCGGTCCCCGCTACGCCAGTATCGCTTTTGGCTCATTGCTGATTGCCATTTATACCATGTTAGGCGCCCACCAAAGCGTGAACGTTTGGTTTCAACCTTTGATGTTGATTACTGGTGCGGTTTGGTATTTTTTCATGTCGATGATTTGGCACCTTGTATGGCCAATGCAACCCGTTCAGCAAAGCCTTTCCAATGTGTTTCTCTCCTTAGCCAATTACCTTGATGCAAAGAGTGAGCTATTTCATCCGGTCAGTGATCTTAATCCACAGCCTTACCGAATCCGTGAAGCAAACCTGAACGCCGCAACCGTTAATGAACTTAACTTGTGCAAAACAACATTGCTTAATCGTTCCAAACGAGGTCATGTTGATGGCGCTAGCGACCGATTTCTCAATATCTATTTTATTGCACAAGATATCCATGAACGTGTCAGCTCAAGCCACTACCGCTACCAAGAGCTCGCGCAAAACTTTGGGCGTTCAGACGTACTCTTTCGCTTTAAACATCTATTAGAAGTGCAAAGTAAAGCCTGCCGAGAAATCGCGTCAGCACTGCGCTTGGGTAACACTTATCAATACAATGATTCAATCTTAGCTCTGGACGAACTTCAGCAAGCGATAAATTATCTGCAACAGCAGAGCAAACCTGAGTGGCGCATGTCCTTGGTGCAGCTAAACTATCTATTTAATAACCTAGCGACGGTCGATAAACAGTTAAGCAATATCAGTAACCCTGACGTTTCGCGATTAGAAGAAGGTGTGTTGCACGATACCGATGCACATTCACCAAAAGTGATGTGGCAACGAATTCATGCCAACTTAAATCAGGATTCAATGTTGTTTCGCCATGCGGTACGCATGTCAATTGCCTTGACGCTAGGTTACTGCATCATTCAGCTATTTGATATTGAACGGGGTTATTGGATACTGTTAACCACGCTTTTCGTTTGCCAGCCAAACTACAGCGCAACTAAACAAAAATTAGTTGCTCGAGTCGTTGGTACACTTGCGGGTTTGTTGATTGGGGCACCACTGTTAGCCATTTTCCCAACACAGGAAAGCCAATTAGTCTTTATCGTTCTTAGTGGCGTTGCGTTTTTCGCCTTTAGGATCGCCAACTATAGCTATGCGACAGGCTTTATCACGTTGCTGGTATTGTTCTGTTTTAACCAATTAGGTGAAGGCTTTGCGGTGGTATTGCCAAGACTTGCGGATACCATGATCGGTTGTGCTCTCGCAGTAGCCACTGTGACCTACATATTTCCAGATTGGCAGTCAAAACGCCTCCATAAGGTCATGGCTGAAGCAATCAAAGCCAATAAAGATTATTTGGCGCAAATTATAGGCCAGTATCGCATCGGTAAAAATGACAGTTTGGCCTACCGCATCGCACGCCGTAATGCCCATAACCAAGATGCCAACTTATCGTCCGCTATCAGTTCCATGCTGGTTGAGCCAGGTAAATATCAATCGGCAACCGATGAAAGTTTTCGTTTGTTGACGTTGAACCACGCGCTACTTAGCTATATTTCGGCAATGGGAGCCCATCGAGAGCTGATTGAAAATGACAATATTCATCAGTTGGTGCTGCAAGCCCACCGAGTTATCCATCGACACCTCGATATGCTCTATACGCAATTGCATGATTGCTGTATTGACTGCAATGCCGCTGAAATTGACGATCCAGCGATAGAAGCGCGCTTGGCTGAGTGGCGAGACGAAGATGATTCATCCGCTCGCCTAGTCTTGCAGCAATTATATTTAATATATCGAATGTTGCCTGAGCTTCATTCCCTCGCGAACAAGTGTGCGGTACGCGTGAGCACCCCGCACAACAGTTTGAAACATAACCCTAGTGCTACCGACAACGAAAAGTAA
- the torT gene encoding TMAO reductase system periplasmic protein TorT, which translates to MSFPSLRNISPQLILGACAALLTSQFASAKEPFRLCALYPHLKDSYWLSVNYGMVDEARKQGAELRVLEAGGYPNINKQKEQIELCTKWDADAIILGTVSPHIYYSNLDKLSKSIPVFATVNDLEVSIDNASILKGEVGVDWYLMGYKTGQYLKDKHPKGSGITNIALLPGPKSSGGTKPVIQGLMAAIEESDIRVVDTYWADNDKELQRNLVQKAIESHKIEYIVGSAVAIEVAISELRSLELTDKIGLVSTYLSHGVYRGLLRDRVQFAPTDKMVQQGRMSVQQAISYLNGTPYQKIEAPKIDALTPNSLNPKVVAESLSPSEYRPTFYVHN; encoded by the coding sequence ATGTCATTCCCTTCACTGCGAAATATTTCTCCTCAACTGATTCTTGGTGCTTGCGCAGCACTGCTCACTAGCCAATTTGCGAGCGCAAAGGAACCATTCCGTTTATGCGCGCTGTATCCACACCTCAAGGATTCATACTGGTTGTCTGTGAACTATGGAATGGTTGACGAAGCCCGCAAACAAGGGGCTGAATTGCGCGTGCTTGAAGCTGGTGGCTACCCAAACATCAATAAACAAAAAGAGCAAATCGAACTTTGCACCAAATGGGATGCAGATGCGATCATTCTCGGAACCGTTTCTCCCCATATTTACTACTCCAATCTCGACAAGCTTTCTAAATCTATCCCGGTATTTGCAACCGTCAACGATCTTGAAGTCAGCATAGATAACGCGTCAATTCTGAAAGGTGAAGTGGGCGTCGATTGGTATTTAATGGGTTATAAAACCGGGCAGTATCTAAAGGACAAACATCCTAAAGGTTCAGGAATTACCAATATTGCTCTGCTGCCAGGGCCTAAATCGAGCGGTGGCACGAAACCGGTAATACAGGGTTTAATGGCAGCTATCGAAGAAAGTGACATTCGCGTTGTGGACACCTATTGGGCTGACAATGACAAGGAGTTACAGCGTAACTTGGTTCAAAAAGCGATTGAGTCCCACAAGATTGAATACATCGTTGGTAGCGCAGTTGCGATCGAAGTCGCTATCAGTGAATTACGCTCTCTCGAGTTGACTGATAAAATTGGTTTAGTTTCCACCTACTTAAGTCATGGCGTTTACCGTGGATTATTACGCGATCGCGTACAATTTGCGCCAACAGATAAAATGGTTCAACAAGGAAGAATGTCTGTTCAACAGGCAATCTCCTATTTAAATGGTACTCCATATCAAAAAATTGAAGCTCCAAAGATAGATGCTTTGACACCAAACTCTCTCAACCCTAAAGTGGTGGCAGAATCGCTGTCTCCTTCAGAGTATCGGCCAACGTTTTACGTACATAATTAG
- the glgC gene encoding glucose-1-phosphate adenylyltransferase, with protein sequence MHDTITVILAGGMGSRLSPLTDNRAKPAVPFGGKYRIIDFTLTNCLHSGLRRILVLTQYKSHSLQKHLRNGWSLFNPELGEYVSVVPPQMRGGGKWYEGTADAIYHNLWLLERSSAKYVIVLSGDHIYRMDYAAMLKEHKRTGAKLTIACMEVERRNASQFGIVDCNERGEITHFIEKPTDPPSIDGKPDYSFASMGIYIFDLDVLKESIEYDSKLTQSDHDFGKDVIPKLIPDGDVYAYKFCSELGRVDKDCYWRDVGTIDSYYQANMDLLLPVPPMNLYQHDWAIRTYEPQYPPARTVSSATGNEGIFINSMIADGVINSGGSVQHSIVSPCVRINDGATVTDSILLDHVDIGEGCQLKRCIIDKHVSIPPNTTIGYNRDEDARRFHVSDDGIVVVPESYSFE encoded by the coding sequence ATGCATGATACTATCACTGTGATCCTCGCCGGCGGGATGGGTTCTAGGCTCAGCCCTTTAACCGATAATCGCGCCAAACCTGCCGTTCCATTCGGTGGTAAATATCGAATCATTGATTTCACCCTGACTAATTGTTTGCATTCTGGCTTGCGACGTATTTTGGTACTTACCCAATACAAATCCCACTCACTACAAAAACATCTTCGCAATGGCTGGTCTCTATTTAATCCTGAATTAGGCGAATATGTTTCCGTTGTTCCACCGCAAATGCGCGGCGGCGGTAAATGGTATGAGGGCACTGCAGATGCGATTTACCACAATTTGTGGCTATTAGAACGAAGCTCAGCAAAATATGTCATCGTCCTTTCTGGCGACCATATCTACCGCATGGATTATGCGGCGATGTTAAAAGAACATAAACGCACTGGTGCTAAGCTCACCATTGCTTGCATGGAAGTTGAGCGACGCAACGCTTCTCAGTTTGGTATCGTAGATTGTAATGAACGCGGCGAAATCACCCACTTTATCGAAAAGCCGACGGATCCACCAAGCATTGATGGAAAGCCCGACTACAGCTTTGCTTCTATGGGTATCTACATCTTTGACCTTGATGTTCTAAAAGAGTCTATTGAATATGATTCGAAACTTACGCAATCAGATCACGACTTTGGTAAAGATGTTATTCCTAAATTGATTCCAGACGGTGACGTTTACGCTTATAAATTTTGTAGCGAACTCGGCCGTGTTGATAAAGATTGCTACTGGAGAGACGTTGGAACCATTGATTCCTACTACCAAGCCAATATGGACCTCCTCCTTCCTGTCCCCCCCATGAATCTATATCAGCACGACTGGGCGATTCGTACGTATGAGCCACAATATCCCCCAGCCCGCACCGTTTCATCTGCAACGGGGAACGAAGGGATTTTTATTAATTCGATGATAGCGGATGGCGTAATCAACTCAGGAGGTTCCGTTCAACATTCTATCGTCTCACCCTGCGTAAGAATTAACGATGGAGCGACAGTCACTGACAGTATCTTACTTGATCATGTCGACATTGGTGAAGGATGCCAACTCAAGAGATGCATTATTGATAAGCATGTGTCGATTCCGCCTAACACAACCATCGGTTACAACCGTGATGAGGATGCACGCCGTTTTCATGTCTCTGACGACGGTATCGTTGTGGTTCCGGAAAGCTATTCTTTTGAATAA
- a CDS encoding VOC family protein, whose translation MQNPIGWFEIYVNDIERAITFYETVFQVKLEKMDDPNGSNVTMYSFGSDMESYGATGALVQKDNVEPCGHSTLVYFACDDCGVEAKRAVIAGGKIEKRKMPVGDHGFIALISDTEGNIIGLHSQQ comes from the coding sequence GTGCAAAACCCGATTGGATGGTTTGAGATATACGTAAACGATATTGAGCGAGCGATTACGTTCTACGAGACGGTGTTTCAAGTCAAACTCGAAAAAATGGATGATCCAAATGGATCCAATGTAACCATGTATAGTTTTGGTTCTGACATGGAAAGTTACGGTGCGACCGGCGCCTTGGTTCAAAAGGATAATGTTGAACCTTGCGGGCACAGTACATTAGTCTATTTTGCGTGTGATGATTGTGGTGTAGAAGCGAAGCGAGCAGTGATCGCTGGTGGAAAGATTGAGAAGCGGAAGATGCCGGTTGGAGACCATGGATTTATCGCTTTAATTAGTGACACTGAAGGTAACATTATCGGTCTTCATTCACAGCAGTAA
- a CDS encoding methylglyoxal synthase produces the protein MQKTTRIMPANKHVALVAHDNCKPELLRWVKENKDKLQGHFLYATGTTGHMLSKETGLAIRSLISGPMGGDQQLGALISECKIDVLVFFWDPLNAVPHDPDVKALLRIASVWNIPVATNRATAKFLFESGLMNSEVEIEIPDYEAYLSDRT, from the coding sequence ATGCAAAAAACTACGCGCATAATGCCAGCAAACAAGCACGTCGCTTTAGTCGCGCATGATAATTGTAAACCTGAGCTATTACGCTGGGTTAAAGAAAACAAAGACAAGTTACAAGGTCACTTTCTGTATGCCACTGGCACAACCGGCCACATGCTGAGCAAAGAGACTGGCTTGGCGATTCGATCACTGATTAGTGGCCCAATGGGTGGCGACCAACAATTAGGTGCTTTGATTTCAGAGTGCAAAATCGACGTTCTAGTTTTCTTTTGGGATCCACTCAATGCCGTTCCGCATGACCCAGATGTAAAAGCGCTACTTCGTATTGCGAGCGTATGGAATATCCCTGTTGCGACGAACCGCGCGACCGCTAAGTTCTTGTTCGAATCCGGTCTGATGAATTCTGAAGTTGAGATTGAAATTCCAGACTACGAAGCGTATTTGTCTGATCGCACTTAA